The genomic DNA CACCAGATCAAGCTGCTGGATCAGAAAGCGGTTGTGGCTGGCCAAATGGATCTGCCGGTGAAACCGCCGGTTGGACCGGCTGAGCGCAGCCGGGTCATCCACCTTCGCCCGGTCCTCCTGCACCATCTGCCCCAGCACTTTCACCTCTTCGGCGGTCGCATGGCGGGCCGCCAGCCGCGCCGCCAGCCCCTCCAGCTCGGCCCGCACCACGTAAAGCTCCGCCAGTTCGTTGTGGTCAAGCGAGGCCACAATCAGGCTGCGCCCGTCGCGCACCAGCAGGCCTTGGGTTTCCAGCCGCTGCAACGCCTCGCGGATCGGCGTGCGAGACACCCCGAACCGCTCCGCCAGCTCGCTCTCCACCAATCGGTCGCCGGGCTTGTAGGTGCCCAGATCAATCGCATCGAGAATAAGCCCGTAGGCATCCCCCTGCGCGGGCCGTGCGCTTGGCATCCAACCACTCCTCTTTGTCTCGTCCGGCGAGCCTATGCGCCCGCGCCGCCCCAAGGCAAGCGGCCCTTGCGCCGCACCGCCCGCGCGCCTAGCGTCCGCCCCATGTCGCACGCCCCCCTCTTCTCCCATGTCGCCGCCTGGGTCTTTGACCTCGACAACACGCTCTATCCACCCGAGGCCCGCCTCTTCGACCAGATCGAGGTGCGCATGACCGCATGGGTGATGGAGGCGCTCGGCGTCGATCAGCCCGAGGCCGACGCGCTGCGCAAGAAATACTGGGCCGAGTACGGCACCACGCTCGCCGGGCTGATGGAGGTCCACGGGCTCGACCCGGCCCCCTATCTCACCCATGTCCACGACATCTCGCTCGACCATCTGGACGCGGATGACGCCCTCGCCGCCGCCATTGCCGCCCTGCCCGGCAACAAGTTCGTCTACACCAACGGCTCCAAGCCCTATGCCGAGCGGGTGCTTTCCGCACGCGGCCTGTCCGGCCTCTTTGACGAGGTCTTCGGGGTCGAGCATGCGGGTTTTCGGCCCAAGCCCGAGCGGGCGGCGTTTGAAACCGTCTTTGCCAAGGCCGGTCTCGACCCGGCCCGCGGCGCCATGTTCGAGGACGATCCCCGCAACCTCGCCGCGCCCCACGCAATGGGCATGCGCACCGTCCACGTCGCGCCCGAGCCGCTGGCGGCCCCACACATCCACCACCACACCGCCGACCTCACCCGCTTCCTCACTGGCCTCTAGCACGCGGCCCTTTGGTAAGGGGGAAAGCACGGCGAGGCCCGGATGAGCCCGCTCGGTCGGTTAACCTCTCGCCATTTTGCAAAAATCCCCTGTGCATAGGATGTGCATGGGTTGTGCATCACATGTTGCCCGTTAACTTTCCCGGGTTAACGCCAAAATCTGCGCCGCGCACAGGCATTTTCGCAAAACCTCCGCTGCGCCGATACGTCCCCTTGGCAATTGCCTCCCAAGCGCCCTAAATCCCCACAATGGCACGTAAAACAACCGATATCCTCATCGCAGGCGCGGGCATCGCAGGGTTGACGGCTGCGGCCTGTTTCGCCCATGCCGGATACAGCGTCACCCTCGCCGCCCCAAGGCCCCCAAGCCGAGATAAAGCCGATGGAGATCAACGCTCTACCGCCTTTCTCGACCCGGCGATCAACCTCTTCACAGAGGCCGGCCTCTGGCAGCCTCTCGCGCCCCATGCCCAGCCCCTGCAAGAGTTGCACATCACCGATACCACTAGCTGGCCCCCCAAAATCCGCGATTCCCGCGCCTTCCGCTCCAGCGCGCCCGGCACCCCGCCCCTCGCGCAAAACCTGATGAACTGGCGCATCGCGGATGTGCTGCTCAACGCTTTGGAATCCCTGCCAAATGTCACCCTCCACTGGGGCGCGAGCTTTGCTTCAATGGTCACGCGGGAGGGCGAGGCGATCGTCCGGCTGAGCGATGGCACCGGCCTGCGCGCCCGGCTAGTGATCGGTGCCGACGGGCGCGAGAGCGCGGTGCGCGAAACCGCTGGAATTGCGGCAGAAATCTCCCGTTTCGGGCAAAAGGCCCTCGCCTTCTCCGTCACCCACCCGGAGCCGCACCACAACATCTCCACCGAGGTCTACAATCAGGGCGGGCCCTTCACCCTCATTCCCCTCCCCGATGACGATGGCACCCCCACCTCAGCGGTGGTCTGGATGAACCCCGGCCCCGAGGCCCTGCGCCTGCAAGCCCTTGAGCCGGAAGATTTTTCCGCCGAGGCCACCATGCGCTCCGCTGGCCTCCTCGGCCCGCTCACCCTTGCTAGCCCGCGCGCCCTCTTCCCGATCATCACGCTGCACGCCAAGGCCCTCACAGCCCAGCGCACCGCCCTCATCGCCGAGGCCGCCCATGTGATTCCGCCCATCGGTGCACAGGGGCTCAACACCTCGCTGAACGATCTCGCCGCCCTCCTGGGCAGCGCCACGCCAGAAACCCTCGGCTCCCGGCAACATCTTGATGCTTATGAAAATTCCCGCGCCCGCGACGTGGCCGCACGGGTCGCGGCAATCGGCTTTTACAACCGCCTCACCCGCTCCGGCCTGCCGCCGCTGCAATCGCTGCGCCTCTCCGGCCTCAAGGTCGTGGCCGATGTGCCGCCCCTGCGCCGCGCGGTGATGCGTGCGGGCATGGGCGGTTAACCGGTGATTAGGATCTAGGCGATAACCTTGTCGAGAACCCGCTCAAGCCGTCCGAGCGTCGCCTCAACATCCGCCAGCTTGTCGAGCCCGAAAAGCCCGATGCGGAAGCTCCTGTAATCCGCGCCTTCGTCCACCATCAGCGGCACCCCGGCGGCGATCTGCACGCCCTCTGCGGCAAAGGCGCGGCCGGTCTGCAGCTCCGGGTCGTCGGTGTAGACCACCACCACGCCCGGCGCGCCAAAGCCCTCTGCGGCCACGCTTTTCACCCCCTTGGCGGCAAGCATGGCCCGCGCCCCATCGCCGAGCGCCTGCTGCGCGGCCTTCACTTCGCCGAAGCCTCTGGCCTCGGTCTCTTTCAGCGCGTCGCGAAACACCCGCAGCGCATCGGTCGGCATCGTCGCGTGGTAGGCATGCCCCCCCGCCTCGTAGCTCTGCATGATCGCCAGCCACTTGCCCAGATCACAGGCAAAACTGTCGCTCTTGGTCTCCGCCACCTTCTCCTCGGCCCGCGCCGAAAGCATCACCAGCCCCGCCGAGGGCGGTGCCGACCAGCCCTTCTGCGGCGCTGAAATCAGCACATCCACCCCGGTCGCTTCCATATCAACCCAGATGCAGCCCGAGGCGATACAGTCGAGCACCATCAGCCCGCCAACCTCATGAACGGCCTTGGAAATTTCGGCGATGTAATCATCCGGCAGGATCATCCCGCTCGCGGTTTCCACATGCGGCGCAAACACCAGCGCAGGCGCCTCGGCCTTGATCCGGGCCACCACCTCTTCCACCGGCGCGGGCGCAAAGGCTGCGGTCGCGTCATTCCCCGCCCGCCGGGCCTTCATCACGATCTCTTCTGCCGGAAGCCCGCCCGCCTCAAAGATCTGGCTCCAGCGGTAGGAAAAGAACCCGTTGCGCACCACCAGCACCGTCTCGTCGCGGGCCAGCTGCCGCGCCACGGCCTCCATCGCATAGGTGCCACCGCCCGGCACCACGGCAACGGCAGCGGCGTTGTAGCAGGCTTTCAAGCCGGATGAGATGTCGCGCATAACCTCCTGAAAAGCCTTGCTCATGTGGTTCAGCGAGCGGTCGGTGAACACCACCGAGAACTCCAGCAGCCCATCCGGGTCGATATCTCCGCGCAAGGCAGTCATGGGGCGATCCTCCGTTTTCGGTCGGCCCATAGCTATCGCCAACCCGGCCTGAGGCAAAGCCCCGACTGCGGCTCAGCGGCGAACCACCAGCACATCGCAGGGCGGTGTTCGGATGAGGCTCTCGGTGAACTGGCCGAGGAGCGAAATCGAAATCGCGGCCCGGCCATGGGCGCCCACTGCAATGAGCTCGGGTTGAAAGCTCTCAATTTCGTGGTCGAGGCTCAACGACACCGAGCCCACCATCGGCACCGGCTGCGCCATCTTCTCGGGCAGTTGCGCGGCCTCCCACCACGCGGCAAGTTCCCGTTCCGCCTCCTTGACGAAGGGCGCAAGCGCCTTTGCGCTCTGCTGCGGGGCAACTAGCCCGCGGTAAGGCACATGCACCGCGTGGAACGCCTTGAGGATGGCCTCCGGGGCAAATCTGCCCGCCGCCTGCGCCGCAGCCGCGCAGGACGACGAAAGGTCGATCCCGCAGAGAACCCGTTGGTAGGCCCCGGTCACGGCCCCGGCCGCCAGCAGCACCGGCCGCTCGCTGGCACGCACGATCCGCTCCATGGTCGTCCCGCTGAAAAAATCCCAGAACGCGCGGGTCCGATGTACCCCGAGCACCACCAGATCCGCCTCGATGCGCGTCGCGCAGGCGGTGATCGTGGCCACCGGCTCGCCGATCTCGACCCGGATCTCCGCCTTGCGCTCCGAGATCGACCCGCATTGCCCACCAAGCTGCTTTTCCGCCTCGGCGGCCATCGTCGAGGCGACAGGTCGCGGCAGATCTTCATCGACAACGGCAAGCACGGTCAGCTCTGCGTCCATGTCTTCTGCAAGGCGATAGGCGCGGCGCAGCGCGCGGTCGGAACGTTCGGAAAGGTCGGTGGCGACGAGGATTCGGGTCATTTCGGGATCCTTCTGCAGCGGGCCTCAAGATGCCCCAAGGATAACCTGAATCGCTGCATTCACCACCGTGACATCTTATCCCGCCAGCGGCCCCGGGCGGCGCTCTTCGGTGAGCAGCACATTGGCCTCCACGTTGCCCACACCGGGCATCGCCATGATCCGCCGCCGCAGCACTCGCTCAAAATCGGCAAGGTCGCGGGCCGTCACCCGCAGGCGGTAATCGTAGAGCCCCAGCACGTGCTCCACCGTCTGCACCTCCGGAATGGCGCTCACCGCCCGCTCAAAATCGTCGAGCGAAACCCGCCCCTTGGTCGCCAGCTTGACGCCAAGAAAGACCGTCACACCAAAGCCCAGCTTTTCGGCATCGAGCCGCAGTCGCCGCCCCGAGATCGCCCCCGCCTCGGTCAGCCGCTTGATCCGCCGCCACGCCGCCGGTTGCGAAAGCCCCAGCTTGCGGCCCACCGCGCCCGCGCTCAGCCGGCCATCCGCCTGCAACGCAGCCAAAATTTCCCAGTCCAACTCATCAAGCGTCATACCGGCAGCGCCTCCTGCCGCTTGATCCGGCTCACATGCATCAGCGCCTCGATATCGGCGATATGGGGCAGCGCCATGATCTTTTCCCGATAGACCGCCGTCCAATGCCCCATGTCACGGGCGATCACCTCCAGCCGCACGTCGACCCTGCCGAGAAAGGTCTGAATTTCCGTCACTTCCCGCACCTCGCGCGCGGCGTTAAGAAAATCGTCAAAGGCGCGTGGCAATGTCTTGTCGAGGGTGATCCGGAGCGAGACCCGCACCGCAAAGCCAAGCGCCTCCCAGTCAATCACGGCCTCCTGCCCACCAATCACCCCGTCGCGCTCCATCCGCTCCACCCGCCGCCAGGCCTGCTGGGCAGACAGGCCAACACGCTCCGCCAGTTCGGCAGCCTTCAGGCTCGGCTCGGCCTGAAGATGACGGAGAATGCGGCGATCGTGATTGTCTAGCATGGTTTTCTCTCAAATAGGGAAGATGGTGAATTACTTTTTCACTCAGAACGCAAAATACGTCAACACCAACTCTCCCCCGCCCGCCAAAGCATCGCTACAACCCGCCCCAACGAAACCACTCCCGGAGGGACAGACATGCGCGTTTATTATGACCGCGATTGCGACATTAACCTGATCAAAGACAAAAAGGTGGCCATTCTCGGCTACGGCTCCCAAGGCCACGCCCACGCGCTCAACCTGCGCGACTCCGGCGCCAAAAACCTCGTCGTCGCCCTGCGCGAAGGCTCCCCCTCCGCCAAGAAGGCCGAGGGCGAAGGCCTCAAGGTCATGGGCATCGCCGAAGCCGCAGCCTGGTGCGACCTGATGATGTTCACCATGCCCGACGAGCTTCAGGCCGAAACCTGGAACAAATACGTCAAGGACAACATCAAGCCCGGCTCCGCCATCGCCTTCGCCCACGGCCTCAACGTGCACTTCGGCCTGATCGAAGCCCCCGCTGGCGTCGACGTCATCATGATGGCCCCCAAGGGCCCCGGCCACACCGTGCGCGGCGAGTACACCAAGGGCGGCGGCGTGCCCTGCCTCGTGGCCGTGCACAACGACGCCTCCGGCAAAGCGCTGGAAATCGGCCTCTCCTACTGCTCCGCCATTGGCGGCGGCCGCTCGGGCATCATCGAAACCAACTTCCGCGAAGAGTGCGAAACCGACCTCTTCGGTGAGCAGGTCGTGCTCTGCGGCGGCCTCGTCGAGCTGATCCGCATGGGCTTCGAAACCCTCGTCGAGGCGGGCTACGCTCCCGAGATGGCCTATTTCGAGTGCCTCCACGAAGTGAAGCTGATCGTGGACCTGATCTACGAAGGCGGCATCGCCAACATGAACTACTCGATCTCCAACACCGCCGAGTATGGCGAGTATGTCTCCGGCCCGCGCATCCTGCCCTACGAAGAGACCAAGAAGCGCATGAAAGAGGTGCTGACCGACATCCAGAAAGGTGTGTTCGTGCGGGACTTCATGCAGGAAAACGCCGTTGGCCAGCCCAACTTCAAGGCCACTCGCCGCATCAACGACGAGCACCAGATCGAAGAAGTCGGCGAGAAGCTTCGCGGCATGATGCCCTGGATCTCCGCCGGCAAGATGGTGGACAAAGAGCGCAACTAAGGCGCCGCCTTCACCGGCATATGTAAAATTGAGCAACCCCGGCCATCGCGCCGGGGTTGTGCTTTCCGGAAGGCCCCATGAACGTGCAAGCCCCTGAAATCACGGCCAGAAGCTGGGCGATGATCGCCACCCTCGGTGTGATCTGGGGCGGCACCTTCATGGTGCAGAGCCTTGCGCTGCAAACCACGGCGCCCTTCTGGGTGGCTGCCGCGCGGGTCAGCTTTGCCGCGCTGCTCACGGCGTTGGTCTGGCGGCTGAGGGGCGGCCACATGTTCACCACCACGGCCACCGACTGGCCCCGCCTCACCGTCGTTGCCCTGCTCTCCTCGGCCATCCCCTTCATGTGCCTGAGCTGGGGCCAGCAATTCGTGCCCTCGGCATTTGCCGGGGTCTCCATGGCCAGCGTCACGCTCTTTATCCTCCCCCTCGCCCATCTGTTTCTGCCCGGCGAGCGGATGACCCTGCGCCGCACGGCGGGCTTCTTGCTCGGCTTCGCAGGCGTGGCCGCGCTGATCGGGCCAGAAGCCCTTTCGGCCACGGGCGCAGCAAACGAAAGCTGGGGCCGCGCAGCCTGCCTCGCGGCGGCCAGTTGCTATGCCGTCTCCTCCGTGATGATGCGCCGCTTGCCCCCGATCGACCCCATCGGCCTCACCTTCGCCACCGTGGCCATCGGCGCGCTCTTCGTTATCCCTATGGCCTCTCTCGTCCACGGCGCACCGTCCAACCCCGGCACAAAAGGCCTGCTGATCCTCGCCCTGCTCGGCCTCGTCCCCACCGCCGGTGCCAACCTGCTGCGCATCCTCGTGATCCGCTCCGCCGGCCCGGTGTTCATGAGCCTGACGAATTACCTCGTCCCGCTCTGCTCCATCCTCTTCGGCTGGCTCATCCTGTCAGAGGATCTGCCCGGCTCGCTCTTTATCGCCATGGCCCTTATCCTCTCTGGCGTGTTCATCAGCCAATGGGGCGCACTCACCCGCCTGTTTCGCCGCAGGTGAGCGCCAGCGCACAGGTCACAGGGCCAGGCCGCGCATTGATACATTATAACACCGCACCCATCTGCCCTGCATGACCAACCTTCATGTGAGCAAAAGAGAGGGCCTGCCAACCGAGATGCAGACCCTCCTTCGGGCTACCCCGCGCGAATCCTGGCCGGGGCACCCGAACTTCGCCGCCTCCGTCGCCAAATGGATGGGGGCTCACCAAATGTTCCGCGACCTCGCCCGTGTGACGCGGGAGGATACCGAGGCCTACCTCGACAAGGAGATCAGCGATGATGCCTACACCAGCTCCCTCGCCCGCTTCGGCGACCGGCTGGTCCGCAACCTCCACGGCCACCACGCCTGGGAGGACCGGCGGTTCTTCCCCGAGCTGAACGCGGCGGACAACCGCTTTGAAGCCGGGCTGGAGATGCTGGAAAGCGACCACGTCGAGATGGACGCGCTGCTGGAGCGGTTCACCCGCAAGGGCAACCGCATCATCCAACTCGCCCACCTCGATCCGCCCTCCATGGCGGAAGAGGCAGGCGGTTTCCACAACGAAGCCGTCGCAGCCGAAGCCTTCCTCGCAAGGCATCTGACCGATGAGGAAGACCTCGTGGTGCCGATCATCCTGCACCACAAGCTCCGAGGTTAATCTGTCGGGCCCGCGTCCACGCGTGGGCCCGGCACAAGGCTCAGTTGGGCCTCAGGCCTGCAAGAAAATAAGGGATTTGAGGATCAGCCGTCAGGCCGCGCTTGCAGCCTCCACTTCGGCCACAATGCTATCAACAACGCGCTCCAGAAGCGCCTCGTCCTCGCACTCCGCCATCACCCTTATCAGCGGCTCGGTGCCGCTCTTGCGGATCAGCAGCCGCCCCTTGCCTGCCAGCTCGGCCTCCGCCTCCGCCAGCCGGGCCTTTACCTGCGCCGCCTCCAGCGGGGTCTCGCCCGCCGCGTATCGCACGTTCTTCAGCAACTGCGGCACCGGCTCGAAGCTGCGCGCCAATTCGCTCGCACGCCGCCCGGTGCCCACCATCGCCGCCAAAAACTGAATGCCCGCCAGCAGCCCGTCACCGGTGGTGGCATAATCCGTCATCACGATATGGCCCGACTGCTCGCCACCAAGGTTGAAGCCCCCGGCCCGCATCCGCTCCACCACGTAGCGGTCGCCCACGCCGGTGCGCTCCAGCCGCAGGCCCCGGCCCTCCAAAAAGCGCTCCAGCCCGAGGTTGCTCATCACGGTGGCCACCAAGGCCCCGCCCTTCAAAATGCCAAGGTCGCCCCAGCGGGCCGCCAGCAGCGCCATCACCTGGTCGCCATCGGCAATCGCGCCAGTCTCATCGATAATCATCACCCGGTCAGCGTCGCCATCAAGGCAGATGCCCACATCGGCCCCATGCGCCACGACTGCCTCGGCGGCGGCCTGCGGCGCGGTCGAACCACATTTGTCGTTGATGTTGTAGCCGTTGGGCGAAACGCCCAATGGCACCACCTCCGCACCAAGCTCCCAAAGCACCTCGGGCGCGGTCTTGTAGGCCGCGCCATTTGCGCAATCCACAACCACCTTCAGCCCGGCCAGCGAGCCCCCCACCGGAAAGCTCGCCTTGGCCCGTTCCACGTAGCGAAAGCGGCCATCGTCGATCCGCTTGGCCCGGCCAATGTTCTCGGCTGCCGCAGGCTCCACACCGCTCGCCACCAGCCCTTCGATCTCTTCTTCCGCCTCGTCCGACAGCTTGAAGCCATCGGGGCCGAAAAACTTGATCCCGTTGTCATGGGCCGGGTTGTGAGAAGCCGAAATCATGATGCCCAGATCGGCGCGCATCGAGCTTGTCAGGTAGCCCACTGCCGGGGTCGGCACCGGGCCGAGCAGCAGCACGTTCATCCCTGTGCTCGTAAGCCCCGCCGTCAGCGCGTTTTCAAACATGTAGCCAGACAGGCGGGTATCCTTGCCAATCACCACCCGGTGCCCACTGGCCCCGTCCCGGCGAAAGTAGCGGCCCGCAGCCGCGCCCAGCTTCAGCGCCACCTCGGCGGTCATCGGGGCCGAATTGGCCTTGCCGCGCACCCCGTCGGTTCCAAACAGCGTTCTGCCCATCATGGCCCCCTCACATGCCCCATTGCGCGGCGGCGAGCCTCAGGCCCTGCCGCGTTTCCCGCGCATCATGCACCCGTAATAGCTGCACCCCCTGCCCGGCGGCAAGCACGGCCAGCGCGAGGCTGCCGGGCATGCGCTCCGCCGCCACCTCCTCGCCCGCCAGCTTGCCGATAAAGCCCTTGCGCGACACGCCCAGCAGCACCGGGCAACCCAGCGCATGGAAGAGCGAAAGCCGCGAGAGCAGCGCAAGGTTGTGGGTCATGGTCTTGCCAAAGCCGATGCCCGGGTCCACCACCACGCGTTCCCGGGCGATCCCGGCAGCCTCGGCAGCGGCAACGCGCTCTGCAAGGTGGTCGTACACGTCAAGCAGCACGTCGGTATAGCGCGGGTCATCCTGCATGGTCTCGGGGCTGCCCTGCGCATGCATCAGGCAAATTGGCGCGCCCGCATCCGCCGTGGCCCCGGCAATGGCCGGGTCAAACAGCATGGCCGACACATCGTTTACCATGTCCGCCCCTGCCGCCAGCCCGGCGCGGGCCACCTCGGCCTTGCGGGTATCCAGCGAAATGGGCGTGGCACAGCCCTTGGCCCTCAGCGCCTCTACCACCGGCACCACGCGCGACAGTTCTTCGATCACCGAGACCTCCACCGCGCCGGGCCGGGTGCTTTCGCCGCCGATGTCGAGGATGTCGGCCACCTCGGCAAGCGCCAGCGCATTGGCCAACTCGCGGCCCTCGTGCTGGCCACCGTCCGAAAAACTGTCGGGCGTCACATTGAGGATCGCCATGATCCGCGGCACATCCATCGTCAGCCCCGCCACCGGAAAGCGCGGGGCAGTCAGCCGGGCCAACTCATCTTCCTGCAGCGCGGAGGCCGGCAGCAACTCCGGCGCGGCCTCCCGGCGCAGCACCTCCACCCTGTCAAACCAGCACCACCCCCCGGCCAGCGTCAACGCGCCCTCGGGGCGGGCCGGGTCTGTCTGTACCAGGGGGCGGATGTATCTCATGTCGCCAACTCTCCCGCGATCCACGCCGCAAGCGCCTCAGGGCGCGCTTCGGGCGGCTCCACGGCGGTGAGCACCAGCTTTGAAGGGGCCCAGAAGGCTGGGATGCCCTGCGCCGCGCAAAAACCGATCTCGGTGCGGCTCGCCACCACCCGCGCGCCCTCCACGCTCTCTGCGGCGATCCAGGCCGCCTGCTCCATCGCCAGCAGCATTACCCGCGCGCGTGCCTCGTCGCCCCGCGCCTTGGGCACGTAGCCGGGTGTCACCACGTAAAGCACCGGCCCCTCGGCGGGCGGCACGGCAGAGCCCAGCACCATCAGGCACACCTCGGGGACGGCTGCGGGAAGCGCCACTGGCTCCACCTCACCGCGCACCCGCAGCGCCTCGACGCCCAGCACAAACTCGCCGCGCTCCAGCTTGTCGATCCGCACGGCCATGCGGGCCACGCGCGGCTCGCTGAACACCCGCGCGGCGATCCGGTCCACCAGCGTTTCCAGCAGGTCCACCCGGCCCTCGGCCAGCGAGGCATCGACCGCGCCAATCAGCGTGTCGTAGCTCACCACCTTGTCGACATCATCACCCGCAGGCGCGCCCACCACCTCGGCATGCACCTCAAAGCACAGCCGCTGCGCCACGCCGCGCTCATCGGCAAAGGCGCCGATCTCAACATCGCGGTAAAGCTCCCTGAGGGCGATCACATCGCGGGGGGCATGATGCGAAAAGGCGAGGCCGGTTTCATCCATGCCTCGCCTAATTCCACGACCTGCGACCAAGTTCAATGGCCGCGCGGCCCGATCAGATCACACGCACCTGCGTGCCGATCGGCGTCAGCTCGAAGAGCTCCGCGATCAGCTCGTTGTATGTGCCGATGCAGCCCGAGGACGAGCGCCGCCCGATCTTGCGGGTGTCATGGGTGCCATGGATCAGGTAGGCGGGCCAGCTGAGATACATCGCATGGGTGCCCAGCGGGTTGTCGGGGCCCGGCGGCATGTAATGCAGGCTCGGGTCGCGCTTCATCATCGAGGGGGTCGGCGTCCAGTCCGGGCCAACCTTCTTGCGCACGATCTCGGTGTAGCCAGTGCGCTTGAGGTCGTCGGTCAGCGGCACCGAAGTCGGGTAGACCTTGTAGGTCGCGCCATCGCCCGACCAAAAGTGCAGCGCCCGGCTGATGGTGTCGCAAACAATCGTGGCTTTGCCCAAATCGCTGAAATGGTCACGCCAGTTTTGCGCCTGAAAGCTCGATGCGTTGCGGCGCACCTGTGCCTGGCGGCTTACCGAGGTCGGATCAATCTCTTCGGCCCAGCTCACAGCGGGAGCGGCGGCCAGCGCGGCAGTGCCGGCAAGAAGGCGTCGTCTGGAAATCATTGAAGTCGTGCCTCGTTCAACGTCTCGTGGTTGCGTCTCACCTGCCACGTCGGGCGCTCCGCCGCTACTCACATATCAGTGAAAATGAATGCGACAGTGCAGCATTGCAACGGTGCCCCGCTCTCGCGCCTTACGAGCGCGGGTGCCGGTAGAAGCTGTGCACACCGATCCGGGCGGTGCGCGGAAACTGACGGGCCCAGCTCGGACGCACGGCGTTGGTGTGATAATGGGTCGCCCCGCCGGTCAGCTGGCGCGGCGCGCCATTGAGCACAAGCCAAGCGATCTTGCCCACCCGGTCATAGGCAGCCTGTTCGCGGATGGCGTCGGAGTAGCCGTCGCAGGTGTAGGTAAACTGGCACTGATACTTGCGCCCGGTGCCTTGGTTGACCACGGCGCAAACCGTCGAGGGGTAAAGCCCCGAGTCCACGCGGTTCAGGATCACCTCGGCAACGGCAAACTGCCCCTTCACCGTCTCGCCGCGCGCCTCAAAGTAGAGCGCTTCGGCAAGGCAGGCCCATTCGGCACCGCCGTTGCTCACGCGGGGCTGGCTATCAACCCACTGGCGGCTATAGCTCACCTTGATCGAGCCGGGCTTGCCAAAGGTGCTGCGCGGCGCCGTTGCCAAACGCTTGATCCGCTTGCCGCTCACCGCCTGAAACGCCTTGCGCTCCTGCCCGAGCAGCGCGTCGAGACGTTGGTTCATCTCAGGATCAGTGGGAGCCCCCGCCTCGATCACCTCTGTCGGCACCGTCGAAGTCGACATCACCGTTTCGGCAGTTGCAGGCATCGTGGCGGCGGTCAGGCCCAAAAGGGACAGGACCAGCGCGGGCATGTTCCGGCGCAGGTTGTGCATCGTAATCTCACTCTAGCGGCACGTCCCAGGCTCGTGCCCAGCCGAGGGGGCGCTTAGCGGATGACACAGCGTCCTGTCCACCCCCCGGTGCCAGCCTGCGCTCAATCGGCGCAGTTCAGCGCAGATTGTTTCCGAAGCGCCACCAATCAGCGCGAAAATCCGTTGAAAAATCTAACGAAGCTCTCCCGGCGCATCTCCCGCGCGGTCCCGAATCGCAAGGTGCGCGGCCGCCAGCCGGGCCACGGGCACCCGGAACGGGGAGCAGGACACGTAGTCAAACCCGGCCTCACGGCAGAAGGCAATCGTGTCCGGGTCGCCGCCATGCTCGCCGCAAACCGAAAGCGTCACCCCCGGCCGCGCCGCGCGCGCCCGCTCGGCGCCCAGCATCAACAGCTCGCCAACGCCCTCCTGATCGAGGGTATGAAACGGGTCTTCAGGGAAAACCTGCTGCTGCACATAGGCCCCCATGAACTTGCCCGCATCATCGCGGCTGAGGCCATAGGTCATCTGGGTCAGGTCATTGGTGCCGAAGCTGAGGAAGGTCGCATGCCCGGCAATATCCCCGGCACGCAGCGCGGCGCGCGG from Oceanicola sp. D3 includes the following:
- a CDS encoding pyrimidine 5'-nucleotidase; protein product: MSHAPLFSHVAAWVFDLDNTLYPPEARLFDQIEVRMTAWVMEALGVDQPEADALRKKYWAEYGTTLAGLMEVHGLDPAPYLTHVHDISLDHLDADDALAAAIAALPGNKFVYTNGSKPYAERVLSARGLSGLFDEVFGVEHAGFRPKPERAAFETVFAKAGLDPARGAMFEDDPRNLAAPHAMGMRTVHVAPEPLAAPHIHHHTADLTRFLTGL
- a CDS encoding GntR family transcriptional regulator, whose protein sequence is MPSARPAQGDAYGLILDAIDLGTYKPGDRLVESELAERFGVSRTPIREALQRLETQGLLVRDGRSLIVASLDHNELAELYVVRAELEGLAARLAARHATAEEVKVLGQMVQEDRAKVDDPAALSRSNRRFHRQIHLASHNRFLIQQLDLVHRSMALLATTSLAAEGRGEEALAEHQAIVDAMAARDEPGAGEALRRHISAAFEQRLRLDAAQD
- a CDS encoding aminotransferase class V-fold PLP-dependent enzyme, with product MTALRGDIDPDGLLEFSVVFTDRSLNHMSKAFQEVMRDISSGLKACYNAAAVAVVPGGGTYAMEAVARQLARDETVLVVRNGFFSYRWSQIFEAGGLPAEEIVMKARRAGNDATAAFAPAPVEEVVARIKAEAPALVFAPHVETASGMILPDDYIAEISKAVHEVGGLMVLDCIASGCIWVDMEATGVDVLISAPQKGWSAPPSAGLVMLSARAEEKVAETKSDSFACDLGKWLAIMQSYEAGGHAYHATMPTDALRVFRDALKETEARGFGEVKAAQQALGDGARAMLAAKGVKSVAAEGFGAPGVVVVYTDDPELQTGRAFAAEGVQIAAGVPLMVDEGADYRSFRIGLFGLDKLADVEATLGRLERVLDKVIA
- a CDS encoding FAD-dependent monooxygenase, with the protein product MARKTTDILIAGAGIAGLTAAACFAHAGYSVTLAAPRPPSRDKADGDQRSTAFLDPAINLFTEAGLWQPLAPHAQPLQELHITDTTSWPPKIRDSRAFRSSAPGTPPLAQNLMNWRIADVLLNALESLPNVTLHWGASFASMVTREGEAIVRLSDGTGLRARLVIGADGRESAVRETAGIAAEISRFGQKALAFSVTHPEPHHNISTEVYNQGGPFTLIPLPDDDGTPTSAVVWMNPGPEALRLQALEPEDFSAEATMRSAGLLGPLTLASPRALFPIITLHAKALTAQRTALIAEAAHVIPPIGAQGLNTSLNDLAALLGSATPETLGSRQHLDAYENSRARDVAARVAAIGFYNRLTRSGLPPLQSLRLSGLKVVADVPPLRRAVMRAGMGG
- a CDS encoding Lrp/AsnC family transcriptional regulator translates to MLDNHDRRILRHLQAEPSLKAAELAERVGLSAQQAWRRVERMERDGVIGGQEAVIDWEALGFAVRVSLRITLDKTLPRAFDDFLNAAREVREVTEIQTFLGRVDVRLEVIARDMGHWTAVYREKIMALPHIADIEALMHVSRIKRQEALPV
- a CDS encoding universal stress protein; its protein translation is MTRILVATDLSERSDRALRRAYRLAEDMDAELTVLAVVDEDLPRPVASTMAAEAEKQLGGQCGSISERKAEIRVEIGEPVATITACATRIEADLVVLGVHRTRAFWDFFSGTTMERIVRASERPVLLAAGAVTGAYQRVLCGIDLSSSCAAAAQAAGRFAPEAILKAFHAVHVPYRGLVAPQQSAKALAPFVKEAERELAAWWEAAQLPEKMAQPVPMVGSVSLSLDHEIESFQPELIAVGAHGRAAISISLLGQFTESLIRTPPCDVLVVRR
- a CDS encoding Lrp/AsnC family transcriptional regulator, with product MTLDELDWEILAALQADGRLSAGAVGRKLGLSQPAAWRRIKRLTEAGAISGRRLRLDAEKLGFGVTVFLGVKLATKGRVSLDDFERAVSAIPEVQTVEHVLGLYDYRLRVTARDLADFERVLRRRIMAMPGVGNVEANVLLTEERRPGPLAG